DNA from Hirundo rustica isolate bHirRus1 unplaced genomic scaffold, bHirRus1.pri.v3 scaffold_500_arrow_ctg1, whole genome shotgun sequence:
TACCCTTAACCTTAACTTACACCTTCAACTTGACAATTTAGCAAAAGAACAGCACTTGACAGTATTTATCCGAACTTAGAAACTATGACTTAACCATTTACAGAGGAATAGAATTTAACTTCACTTATAACTTCTATTAAACCTGGAATTATGGTAAGGCACTACAGAAAGCACTGACTCAGAAAACTCTAAACCCTACAACTTCAAGTTATCCGTATTTTGAGAAGTGGAAGTCAGGAGAATAGAGAGAGATCCACAGTCAAGACCTTGGATCCAGCaccatctcagctgctgtgagctccagggCCGTGGGACGTGTCAGTGTCACAGCCGTGTCACAGCCTCACCTGCTCTGGCCCCTCTCACAGGTGGGGTTTTCAGGGTGCCAGGGGCTTGGCAGCCACTTTGGGGCTGGaccagaggctgcagtggctggggctgtgaccattccaaaaccacctcagaaaCCTGGGATGCACCAAAATCCCTTCAAGAACATGGAATACCCAAAAACTCACTCAAGAACGGGTTCCCCCTCCCTTCATCATCCCAAACCTTTGGCTGTCTCATTCCAGACTTCACCACACCCTCTCaatccccacccaaacccatctCACCCCTTCTGGACATCAAGACCCCCTTCCCAAGCCCTATTTTCCCTAATCCCACCGCTCccaatccccatcccacccatcctgcCCCACCCAATGCTCACCTCACCCCTCCTGATCTGCATCTCACTTTGCCTAACCCCTTTCCAACCCCACTCCACACTGAGGGGCTGAGGAATTAAATAATCTTGGGGTAGGATTAAGTAGTTTTCAGTGGCAATGAGTGTTTCTGAGGTGACAGATCAAACCATCTTGTCTCGTTGAGCGAtaagaaatggagaaaaccaCACCAAatacccccaaatcctcccaagTAACACTGAGAATCCCAGATTCTTTAGAAACACAAGTAAAAAGTGAGCATTGAGATGCTTTTGATGTATTTGTTGATTTTCAGCccaattttgctggttttaacagGAGGAAGATGAATCAAATGAATATTAGGGACCACCAAACTAAAGGATCACCAGCCCAGTGTCTTCCCAATGTGGGTCCCCTGATGGGGGATGGAGttggagcactgcaggaagctcttcccacagtcagggcactcacagggcttcccttactgGTGCCTCTGTTGGTGTTTGGTCAAGTGAGAGCTGtctgagaagctcttcccacactggggacactcgtagggcctctccccagtgtggatgcgccggtgggtgatgaggtgggagttgtgcttgaagcccttcctgcagtcggggcagcggaagggcctctcctctgtgtgaatccgctggtgcacgaggagattggagctggtctgaaacctcttcccacactcaggacactcgtagggcctctccccagtgtggatcatttggtggatgatcagctgggacctctggttgaagcccttcccacattccccacacttgtatggcctttcctcagcgtgGATGTTCTGGTGGCGGATCAAGTGGGAGcgctggctgaagctcttcccacactgctcacactcgtagggccgttccctggtgtggatcctctggtggcggatcaggctggagctctggctgaagctcatcccacattccccacactcgtagggcctctccccagtgtggatgtgccggtgggtgatgagggtggagttgtgcttgaagcccttcctgcagtcggggcagtggaagggcctctcctctgtgtgaatctgcTGGTGCTTGAGGAGattggagctggtctgaaacctcttcccacacttgggacactcgtagggcctctccccagagTGGATCATCTGGTGCTGGACAGTGGTGTTGCactggctgaagctctgtccaccttcctggcagagggtgggtttttccccctcagtgcaccctgggatgggtttggagtccTTCCTCCTGTAGGATCTCCTGCACTGTTTCTCCCTTTTGGATTCCTGCACGGTGGAGCCACTCAAAATGGCCTCTTCCACGAGGttctgctgcagggatttgtcctccctggtctccatcctcagctccttgcctgggggaggaaggacaaggacaggatgggatttgcctccatgccacagggaaggggaaggagatcccccagtgcatccctggcaggacGGTGTCAgcagcggggttgtcctgcagccaggggccatgctgggctgggagatggagcaggagagagggggaaaggggcactgacttcctcctcacctgcctggctgtcctgggcaTCTTCgtcttcctcacagcctcctcttccATCTCGccaaggtttgggaatgggaaatcctgatttggggaaaaacaagGGATGAGCACATTGAGTTTGAAGGTCCCCTGCCCAAGCCCATCTCTAGAAGTCACCGGGCATCTGGGGTCCATGAAAACCTCCCAACAAAAAGATTCAGCCCTGAAAATGCCTCCCAGGAATTCTGTCTCTGGTCTTCCCCCTTTGGTCTTCAGGGGTtcccccctgtcccagctgctgggggtcaCACTCGTACTGGGGGTCCTGCATCTATTTGGTCACcgccctccccaggctgctgggagtcCCAGGAATACAaagtttcccccttttccacctccccactcagggatgctggggtttgggggtcccttgggtcccttctcccctcattctctgcttcggggtgcaggggctccaaggagtccccccctgcccctctccaggctggtgaGGGTCCCGCCAATCGCGGCgctcccccctctctgggctccccactttgggctcctgggggacacagggctctgctcctccagccttgctggggaccctggctggggacttccagcccttggggctcctctcggcagatttgggctggggggaacgcagacagggctgggggatcccaggagtggcatcactggcagtgactgggctgTACTGAGCTAACTGGAGCCTTAGTGGGGCAACTGGAActgactgggaatggctgtgagcatgctgagggcaactgggatattcTGGGGAGTGTCTGTGCCCATAACGGGGggactggaaccacactgggaacagctgggaccatgctggggagaactgggacaccacactgggggcaactgggagtgagtgggagtgactgggtctacactgagggcaactgggcaggactgggagggactgggatcatCTGTGGAGTGACTGGGACTATACCAGGGGCAACTGGGTATAACTGGGACCATGatgggggcaactgggatccTACTGGGATTACCGTGGGAGAGGCTGGGTCCTGCTCAGGGACACTGGGATCATACATGATCATACTTGGAGCAACTGGGACTGCACTGAGggtgactgggagtggctgtgagcaactggGATCGGACTGGAATCAACTCAGTgcaactgggagtgactgggaacaTGCTGGAAGGAACTGGGATACACTGGGAGAGATTGAAACCACAGTGGGGGTAAATGGGAACAACTGGAACCACACTGGATGAtgatgggagcagctgtgcccatgCTGGGGTCATACTGGGATCCTATTGGAACcagactgggagtgactggcaaggtgctggctgtgactggaaccatgctggaggtgactgggagcaactgggccCATACTGGAAATGACAGGGAGTCACTCTGGGCATGACTGGAATAATACTGGGATTATCTGTAAGTGTTTGGGTCATACTGGGGGTGACTGGAATGAAACTGGAGGTGACTGGGTCCTACTGGGATCATCCTTGGAGCCACTGGGATTACAGCAGGCATAAATGGATGCTGACTGGGGGTCACTGGGAGGTACTGGGCCCATGTTGGGAGGAAAACGTGGACACATTGGGAGCTACTGGGATCaactggaaggtgctggaaccATGCTGAGAGAACTGAGACCACAACTGGGgcaactgggatcacactgggaGCAAGTGGGACCACACTTTGGGAAACTGCCAGAAACTAGGATCATGCTGGAGGCAACTGGGAGTAACTGGGAAAGACAGGGATTGTTCTGAGGTAACCAGAACATTACTGGGGTAACTGGGATTTACTGGGAGTGTCTGTAACCATACTGGGGggactggaaccacactgggaacagctggcacCATGATGGGGAcaactgggagtgagtgggaccatgctgagagggactgggactatTCTAGGCACacctgggatcatactgggaggaactggggacAACTGGAACTATTCTGGCAGCAAAcgggatcatactgggatcacagtgggagcaactgggaccatgctgagttagactgggatcacactgagggTGACTGACACATACTGGGGTTaactgggagtggctgtgagcaatTGGAATCATGCTGAAAGcaactgggaggaactgggagaggTTAGGAGCAtgctgggagtgactgggatatactgggagagaTAGGGAGTCATGGGGATCATACTGGAGGCTACTGGGGTCATACTGGTATTGAAGGGGAGCAACTGGGTTTACACTGGGGGCCACTGGCATCATACTGGGACTGACTGGAATTAGACTGTTAGtaactgggatcatactgggagtggcTACAATCATACTGGGATTATAGTGGGTGTGACTGGACCAtgactgggggttactgggagccCATGCTGGGAGCCAACTGCACACgcactgggagaaactgggagcaACTGAGAATGACAGGATGCATGCTGGTGAcaactgggatgtactggcagtgactgggatAAAACTGGGGGCAACTGAACCATGCTGAGGTAACTGGGAGTGCCTGGCAATGAGTATGAGAATGTtcagggcaactgggatatactgggagtgcCTGAGGCTAAGCAGGTGGTGACTGGGAccacactgggagccactgggaatgAGCTGGGTGGAACTGGGACCACGCTGGGGACAACTGGAGACAGTTGTGAGTGATtgaggctctgctgggacagactGGCATCATACTGGGAATTACTACGGCTATGCTAGGGGCAACTGGGAGAACTGTGAACATACTGAATAAAAGTGGGTGAAACTGGGACTGTGCTGGGGTAAATTGCATCATAATGGGGAATGACTGGCAGTGAGTGGGCTcacactgggagcagccacttccagcaccgggacccccgaacccctttcccggccatcccgcccctccagccccagcacccccgcCGGGGTCCCGCCAATCCCAGGGGTCCCCCCCTCTCGGGGTCCCCGCtttggggctctggggctctcctctcctcgcGGTCCCGCTCAGGGAAGCCGCAGCTCTCCCGGGGCTCCCCAAACCCGGTGTCCCCCCGCCtgtcccgccgctcccgcgctCCCCACGTGGCCCCGGCAGAGCTCGGAGCGCCCGGCCCGGGAAGCCCAACCCCCACCGCGGGGGGACCCGCATCCCCCCGCCCCCAACGGGGCTCTGCCGCCACCGCCaccgggacccccaaaaacacctcccGGGGAGCCCCCGATGTCCCCCCGAGGGGCATCTGCGGCTCGGCTTTGGAGCCCTGCAAGCTccaaacacccccccaaaaaaccccaaacccagggagcCCCGGGATATTTGGGGCgagctccccctccccgggcaccTGCGGGATGGGGG
Protein-coding regions in this window:
- the LOC131378811 gene encoding zinc finger protein 239-like — translated: MGPVPPSDPQSASIYACCNPSGSKDDPRFPIPKPWRDGRGGCEEDEDAQDSQAGKELRMETREDKSLQQNLVEEAILSGSTVQESKREKQCRRSYRRKDSKPIPGCTEGEKPTLCQEGGQSFSQCNTTVQHQMIHSGERPYECPKCGKRFQTSSNLLKHQQIHTEERPFHCPDCRKGFKHNSTLITHRHIHTGERPYECGECGMSFSQSSSLIRHQRIHTRERPYECEQCGKSFSQRSHLIRHQNIHAEERPYKCGECGKGFNQRSQLIIHQMIHTGERPYECPECGKRFQTSSNLLVHQRIHTEERPFRCPDCRKGFKHNSHLITHRRIHTGERPYECPQCGKSFSDSSHLTKHQQRHQ